From Mucilaginibacter rubeus, a single genomic window includes:
- the secE gene encoding preprotein translocase subunit SecE gives MAGVAEYIKESYIELTEKVTWPTWRELQSSAVLVLVAAVIIALVILGMDQIINYLLKLFYTSLT, from the coding sequence ATGGCAGGCGTAGCTGAATATATTAAAGAGTCATACATCGAGTTAACCGAGAAGGTTACCTGGCCTACATGGCGCGAGCTGCAAAGCAGCGCTGTTTTGGTATTGGTTGCCGCTGTAATTATTGCGCTGGTTATCTTAGGTATGGACCAGATCATTAATTATTTGCTTAAACTGTTTTACACATCACTAACATAA